aaggaaggaaggaagaaaggaaggaagagagagggagggaatagggAACATcttaagaacaataacaaaaattaaataccaTACATTAAAGAAAGCATTAattgtaaactctctctctctctcctctctctctctctctctctctctctctctctctctctctctctctctctctctctctctctctctcccagatgCGGCTGAGGcggttggtggtggcggtggtggtggtggcggggtgcCTGCTTCCCCTGGCACCTCCAGCTGAGGGTCTCTTTGGCACTGCCCTTACAGCTGCCACGCTCAGTTCCGGCGCCCTCGCTACCCTGGGCCTACTGGGGGCTGTGGGCATTGGTGAGTAggcctaaggaggaggaggaggaggaggatcttaATACACTTTTGTTATAATACTTGTGCTAATCCCATAcaattattaatctctctctctctctctctctctctctctctctctctctctctctctctctctctcccgcaggtGTGGCCCTCAAGAAGAAATTCTACGGCGGGTATGGCGGGGGGTACCGTGGCGGCTATGGGGGCTACAACAAGGGGCACTATGGGGGGGGCTACGGGTATGGGAAGGGGCATGGAGGCGGGTATGGTAAGGGAAGCTATGGGTATGGTGGCAGTAGTTACAGTGGGTATGGGAGTCACGAGGTGGGGTATGGGCACAGTGGAGGTGGGTATGGGCACAGTGGAGGTGGATATGGCAACAGTGGAGGTGGATATGGGCACAGTGGAGGTGGATATGGCAACAGTGGAGGTGGATATGGCAACAGTGGAGGTGGGTATGGTGGGTATGGTAGCGGGGAGCACGGCCATGGTGGGTATGGGGGATCTGGTAGTGGGTATGGGGGGGGCTCTGGGGGTGGATATGGGGGGGGATTCATTAATGGCGGGCATGGGGGTGGGTTCGGTGGGGGTGACAGTTTCGAAGTGGGTCATGGCGGGGTTGGGGGTGGGTACGGTGGGGGTGGGGCGTATCCCGTGCCCCTTGGACATGCCAGACGCCGCCGGGATGTGCaggtgtgtagtagtagtagtagtagtagtagtagtagtagtagtagtagtagtagtagtagtagtagtagtagtagtagtagtagtagtagtaaaagtagtagtagtagaaacagcactagaaatacataaataaacaaaacaatagcaacaacaacaataataataataatcataataacaacaaaaaacaacaataacaacaacttcaCCCCAAACCCTAACAGAACAAAAGCAGCGAGAACAAGGactggaagaagggagagactgAAGAACTGAAGGCAGAACAGAAACACAAACTTGAGGGAgctaaggagggagagaagggggaggaggaggaggagaaggaggaggaggaggaggtggagctgCTGCTGGGGGAGGACCATTTGGGGTGTGCTCGTATGCTTGTGTGTGAGTTGGCTTCCCGCTCCCCTGGTCTCCTCCCGCCCCCCCATCAGGCAGTGCTTTCCTTCGTCAGGTGGGTGTTCTCGTcctagtcctctctctctctctctctctctctctctctctctctctctctctctctctctctctctctctctctctctctggtttagtAAAATTATACGGTAATTCTGTTTTTataatcattttcctctttccttttccttctttttcttctttctcttcctcttctttcttactttttccttcttcgcctTCGTGTCACCTTTCCAATGACTCCtcgattttattattattattatttcattctttcttcctttatcatgCCTTCTTCAGTTCTCTATTCCATCACGACTTGCCTTTATCATGTACGTCTTtcgctcttttctctccctcactgtactcttattttctccctcctccatcttcaaaGCATTCTCACAAATATCTAAAACGACTGACTGCTTTACCTCTTTTGGTGTTGTGAATGTTCTTTTGCTAACATTCAAGGAAGTGTAATGAAAAATTCTtgaatggacaaaaaaaaaaaaataataattacaataataataatagtctttTCTAGTACAGAACTGTATGTAGGAAACTAAAGCACATAAGAAGAATATACAgtaggttaattttgtctttctaGGTTactaaactttaaaaaaaacaatgtagtACAGCAATGTGTTTAAATTCTTGTAGgtgattgagaaaaaaaaaaaaaaattggccaatagtaaaaagctgaaacaataacaacagaaatcttcacctcattacaccactaacacacaaacaccctctTGTCGCACCACAGAAGCGAAGGCAGCAAGAATCTGAACATGAAGCCTGGAGACGACCAAGCGAACCAGCGTGAAGCAGCTTCGGGCATGGCAAGGCTGTGGAGGGCatcagaggaagggagaggaggtgccCAGTGCTCCAAACTTTACCCTAAGTGCCCCTTCACTGCCAATGGGGTCATGGAGGTCGTGAGAGAGGTCGCCGAAGCCCAGTGAAGCATTTGTTCGAAGCTTCACATGTGGTTCGAGACGGTGGATTAAATTAAGCTCTATTTCTCGTTACTATCTCTCAGGTTAAGaggttttatatttttctgtaaGTTATGTTTTTcagagttttatatatatttttttttttctgtctctcagcTAAGGGcatgttttgcatttttatattaAGTTAAGTatgttttcaaatagagtgacGGCgtgtatataagtgtgtgtgttgtggatgATCTAGCTAATAAAAGTGTAGTTGTAACAGTTGTAGTtgtttacagtgtgtgtgtgtgtgtgtgtgtgtgtgtgtgtgtgtgtgtgtgtgtaaaagtagTACCTATTTTAAACACTAATTAGGTAAGATacatttctactctctctctctctctctctctctctctctctctctctctctctctctctctctctctctctctctctctcgccttgtCATTCCACTACTTGAACCAGATTCTCACAAAATCAACAATCTGGATAAAATACGTCACTTTCTTCCAccgtgtccctccctccctccctcccccccttcctccctccttcccttcctccctcactctcttcatccttcccaaGACGATGACACAGAACACAAAAACAGAGAAAGCTAAAACGAGTTAAAgaaaatagtagttgtagtagtagtagtagtagtagtagtagtagtagtagtagtagtagtagtagtagtagtagtagtgtgactCAGATATCTGGTATTTACGAGTTAAGTTCTGTCAAGTTTTGTTAAGTTCTATTGATCACTGTTTCCATGAAGTGACTATAGACAATAAGGACTGTCACCTTTCACGGAgatcttaataaaaaaaaaataggtatatatgaatggatgaatgaatgaaagagatacAAAGAAAGCAGTTTTCCCACAATACGCATTCGGCAGatctgggaaaagaaaaaaaaagaaaagaaagaaaagcatcaTTTTCCTGCACTGTCACTGGATactcaaaagaaaaaagttaagaaaacaaAGGTAAAAATTTTCCCACAGTGGCCATGGACATCTTGAAGAAACagtgaagggaagaatggaaaagcACCACGGAACCCATCACGCCATTTACTTAACAGCGTGACTGAGTGATGGGGACTTGAGACACTGAGGAGACAGCAAATAGACACAATcctattattacacacactcatattacaGTACTGGCAAGAGAGATAATCACTTTCCATTCAATATTCATCATTAATTAGATCATTAATGCATTGTAGTTTactcattcactttcttttctccacccGTCCTGATActttcatggaggaggaggaggaggaggagtaggaggaggaggaggaggtggaggaggaggaggaggaggaggatacggtTGGCCTTGTAAAATAAACAGTAGAAACATCACAGTgttggaaaggagagagagagagagagagagagagagagagagagagagagagagagagagagagagagagagagagagagagagagagagagagagagagagagagagagagagagagagagaacctgtttgttgagaagaagaagaagaagaagaagaagaagaagaagaagaagaagaagaagaagaagaagaagaagaagatgatgaagaagaagaagaaggaggagaagaagaagaagaagaagaagaagaagaagaagaagaagaagaagaagaagaagaagaagaagaatgaaagaaaagaaagtggggaaaaggaaaaggaaaagaaaaagaaagaagaagaagaagaagaagaagaagaagaaactagagatgaagaagaagaagaagaagaaactagagagaagaagaagaagaagaagaagaagagataaagatgaaaagaaaaaagaaagaaggaaagaaagaaagaaagaagaaaaagaagaacaagaagaacaagaagaagaacaagaacaagaacaagaacaagaacaagaagaaggccATAACATTAAAACAAAGGAGCAGGGAAAGacaggaaagtaggaaggaaggaatggagaaagcgAAAGGCaagtagaagaaaggaaagacgaaaagacgggaaataatgaaggaaaaagaaaggagggagggaaggagggggggaggtATATCTCATTTGAAAGTGACCTGCGTATACTCCGTGAATATATAAAAGCAGACTCCCAACACCTGACTCATCTCATTTCAGGCGACCACCTATGCAAATCACACCTTCACCAGACAGGTAAGGCATTCCCACAGTACCATAAGGGTTAGACTAATTTTCATCTGCCAGGGAAGACTACAATACTTTGCTTTTATAACATTTTCAAGTAGCTGCAACCTCATTAGGGGAATTTTACGTTCGTTATCTCACCTGCACGTGCTAACCATGAACTCCTGCCTTTAAAATATACTGTTGTTTCTGCACTCGTATACTGTATTTAACAATGGCTTTGTGCTGCGAGGGTGAGCACTTGTTACGTATGAGAAATGTTGGTTTTGTAAAGGTACGTAGTTTTGCACGTACTCTcagtaatcatcatcatcatcatgtaggTAATGTTGGATATATTCTTAATTTCCTCGTGATTACTGGAAAAGTTTGTGATGTGTAAGTTTATGCGATTTTCTTTGCAGTTCAGTCATACATGAAGATACAAAGAACACCAACATACTATGAATATTctgaatgtaaaataattatAGCTCGATCTGATTAATGAACGAAGCCACCACTAATACAATAACCATAATGATCTCAGCCACTATCAGTGATCGACTATCATAACTGTCACAGCCACCATCACAATTACACATTACGATTGAACCTGCAAAGTGCGATGCTTGCCGAgaatttattgattgattcatACAAAATAGTGTCACACGGTTTGACTGGAAACGAGCCGAATCTGTGTCACAAGgtttggagagaaaaaaaaaaaaaaatgtgacagtTCATATACGAATATATACGCATTACACTTGCTTTAAGTACAGTAAAGTTGCAGTTGATAGTACAAGTTGGTTCATCAGGTGGGACGAGTTGGCAATGGACCGAGTTGGATGCACACCTTACAAACTGCTTACGTCTGCACACATCACACGGTTTTCAGTATAGTATCACCAACAACACACAGTACCACTCCTGTCATCCCTGCCGCTACTATTAAAGGCACCATCAATCACTGCAACTAATTACAAGTATATAACTAAAGCACAcatcataaataaatacaaacaacaggtaaaacaaaaacaaaaaataaaataagcacgAGAACACTTACCCATGTGTTACTTGGGGCGAGGCTATGCgaagtgttgttgttttcctttcccacaGCAGCACACTTGAACAGACCTTAATCCCGTTATTCGATCACCTCTCAAGTACACAAACTATTCCTGGTAGCTGTGAACTCCTCGCCTTATCtcaggaaaataatataaaggcGGTTAATTTATAAATACTATAAACACTGCCACATGCACCAACCAACCGAGAAACTGGCCGCCATTACATATATTACgcccttttcctcacttttctatttatcttcaagagtttcatgtattttctgaTAGGTAGAAATACGGGCACTACTCACTAGCTTCACATGCACTCATGACACGAATTAGTAGAGAAAGTATATGGCAATATATTGAAATGGCGGGAGACTTGCCTTCACTCACACAATCAAAACACACTGGTTGCGCCGCTGAATTGcgttttttacttcatttactCATATTGTATTTAACTGtggcttttattattatatttattattaaaaaaaaatatcttttcatCTCATATTCTATTTTCTCATAATAACTTATAAAACCTTGCCAAATTAATCAAATGAAAGCGGCAGTACTATTCTTTGAAACTTTACCCTCATAAACAAGGAAATTTATTTGCCGAAATAATTTTAATAACTTTCcctatcttttcttgttttcattaccgtgctgtttttatattttcaccgTCTCATCCTTTGCTCTCTTTTCCAGTCACTTTCACTTGCGTATCAAAGTTATTTTAACACTAATAAAATTTCCTTTCTCCAAAACCTTTCTATTTATCTCCATGACAGTGAGTGACTGGACAGTATTATTTCTGTCTCCCTTTTATCACGAAACCTCCTCCCACGATCTATTAAATGTCAGCTTTCTTTAACTTCCTTTAACTTTATgaatcatctttatttttctttctcatttttctgcaTACACATAAGAAATCAGtccatggtagtagtagtagtagcagtagtacccCTATTTAACCACTCCCTTCTGCAACTCCTACAGAAGAAAAAGCAATGCAGTTAAGGCGATGGTGGCTGGTAGGGGCGGTCGCTGTTGTGATGGCTGCTCTTCTCACCACCCACGCGGAGTCATCGGCTGTACTAGTGACCGGATCGGGCGCCTGGACCATCCTGCAGGGCATGAAGGCAGCGCTGGTGGCGAAGCTTGGCGGGGCTCCGGCGCTGGCCAAGCTACTGGGTTTGGGTGGACTTGGTGTGGCTGCAGGAGCGGTGGCGGGAGCGACAGCCCTTGGCATcctgggtaagagagagagagagagagagagagagagagagagagagagagatttctatgATGTATAGGActgtaaaaatattgttaatctatttttattctatcaTTATCTTTTATATTACCATTAtgcactactctctctctctctctctctctctctctctctctctctctctctctctctctctctctctctctctctctctctctcagtcgtgAACATTAATACACTACATTTTCAAAACTAATCCACAATCTCTTTCTTCCCACTCCTGCAGGCGCTGTGAAACTTGGTCTCCTGCATAAGTGTGGCTGTGGAGGATACGGCTGTGGTTATGACGATGACTATGGTGACTACGAAGACTACGGTGGTTACGGTGGTTACGGTGGATACGGTGATTACGGTGATTATGGGGGTTGTGGAGGGAAGGGCAAGGGCGGAGGCTGCGGTGGCTGTGGACTGCATGGTGGAGGAAAAGGCGGCGGAGGAGGCAAAGGTAAAGGcttcataggaggaggaggaggaggaggaggaggagttaagatGAATTAATTATCTGCTATATTTTACCGTTTAAcctttcattattactactttttttctttctttttttttctttttattagtcttactcttcatcatttttttttgctaatacAATACCAAGTGTAAATAATGTTTTTCTCtgtatacttttttctttctttcttttttttaattttttgtattgACACTACATATCTT
This genomic window from Scylla paramamosain isolate STU-SP2022 chromosome 33, ASM3559412v1, whole genome shotgun sequence contains:
- the LOC135089488 gene encoding keratin, type I cytoskeletal 9-like, with translation MRLRRLVVAVVVVAGCLLPLAPPAEGLFGTALTAATLSSGALATLGLLGAVGIGVALKKKFYGGYGGGYRGGYGGYNKGHYGGGYGYGKGHGGGYGKGSYGYGGSSYSGYGSHEVGYGHSGGGYGHSGGGYGNSGGGYGHSGGGYGNSGGGYGNSGGGYGGYGSGEHGHGGYGGSGSGYGGGSGGGYGGGFINGGHGGGFGGGDSFEVGHGGVGGGYGGGGAYPVPLGHARRRRDVQNKSSENKDWKKGETEELKAEQKHKLEGAKEGEKGEEEEEKEEEEEVELLLGEDHLGCARMLVCELASRSPGLLPPPHQAVLSFVRSEGSKNLNMKPGDDQANQREAASGMARLWRASEEGRGGAQCSKLYPKCPFTANGVMEVVREVAEAQ
- the LOC135089683 gene encoding uncharacterized protein LOC135089683, whose amino-acid sequence is MQLRRWWLVGAVAVVMAALLTTHAESSAVLVTGSGAWTILQGMKAALVAKLGGAPALAKLLGLGGLGVAAGAVAGATALGILGAVKLGLLHKCGCGGYGCGYDDDYGDYEDYGGYGGYGGYGDYGDYGGCGGKGKGGGCGGCGLHGGGKGGGGGKGKGFIGGGGGGGGGVKMN